The following are encoded in a window of Spea bombifrons isolate aSpeBom1 chromosome 2, aSpeBom1.2.pri, whole genome shotgun sequence genomic DNA:
- the DERL2 gene encoding derlin-2: MAYQTFRQEYMQIPPVTRAYTTACVLTTAVVQLELITPFQLYFNPDLIFRHYQVWRLITNFLFFGSIGFNFLFNMIFLYRYCRMLEEGSFRGRTADFVFMFLFGGLLMATFGLFVNLVFLGQAFTIMLVYVWSRRNPYVRMNFFGLLNFQAPFLPWVLMGFSLLLGNSIIVDLLGIAVGHIYFFLEDVFPNQPGGGRILKTPYILKAIFDTQEEDPNYNPLPEDRPGGFAWGGGQ, translated from the exons ATGGCGTATCAGACTTTCCGACAGGAGTATATGCAGATACCGCCTGTGACTAGAGCTTACACCACGGCATGTGTGCTCACCACTGCGGTAGTT CAATTAGAGCTTATAACACCTTTTCAGCTGTACTTCAACCCAGATTTGATATTTAGACATTATCAG GTATGGCGATTAATAACAAACTTCTTGTTTTTTGGATCAATCGgattcaattttttatttaatatgattttttt ATATAGATACTGCAGAATGCTTGAAGAAGGATCATTCCGTGGTCGGACTGCAGATTTTGTATTTATGTTCCTGTTTGGTGGTCTTCTAATGGCT acaTTTGGATTGTTTGTCAATCTAGTTTTCTTAGGCCAAGCATTCACAATAATGCTTGTTTACGTGTGGAGCAGAAGGAATCCCTATGTCCGCATGAACTTCTTTGGTCTACTCAACTTTCAAGCACCATTCCTGCCCTGGGTCCTCATGGGTTTTTCATTGTTACTGGGGAATTCCATTATTGTGGATCTTCTAG GTATTGCAGTTGGGCACATATATTTCTTTCTAGAAGATGTGTTCCCCAACCAGCCTGGAGGAGGAAGGATTCTTAAAACCCCATACATTTT AAAAGCAATATTTGATACTCAAGAAGAAGATCCAAATTACAATCCACTTCCAGAAGACAGACCTGGAGGATTTGCCTGGGGTGGGGGGCAATGA
- the MIS12 gene encoding protein MIS12 homolog, translating into MSVTPMCYEAQFFEFTPQTCILRLYITFQDYLFEMLLVVERVIMKKLESIPGHRISKFQIRESTEKYLHYVNERFNHLFQKMEKCLLKLVLRIPRNIVLPEDKVQVQYSYSAEKFQLLQSETETLQKQYKAEKMATQSLLAELEEQKVVQAELEKVLAWFDGLDKICREHGNIDLKESFAFMTQASLKIQGKIKEIDLKNKKIKGNESFIPINFQTRKKL; encoded by the coding sequence ATGTCTGTTACTCCAATGTGCTATGAGGCACAATTTTTTGAGTTTACCCCACAGACCTGTATACTTAGGCTGTATATTACTTTTCAAGACTACTTGTTTGAAATGCTCCTGGTTGTGGAAAGAGTCATCATGAAAAAACTGGAAAGCATTCCAGGCCATAGGATAAGCAAGTTCCAGATTCGAGAGAGCACCGAAAAATATCTCCACTACGTAAACGAACGATTCAATCACCTCTTccagaaaatggaaaaatgccttttaaagcTTGTACTACGTATACCCAGGAATATTGTCCTACCGGAAGACAAGGTTCAAGTACAATACTCTTACAGTGCAGAAAAATTTCAGCTTCTGCAGAGTGAGACAGAGACATTACAGAAGCAGTACAAGGCTGAGAAGATGGCCACCCAGTCACTTTTAGCAGAGTTGGAGGAGCAGAAGGTAGTGCAGGCTGAGCTGGAAAAAGTACTTGCTTGGTTTGATGGGCTTGACAAAATTTGCAGAGAGCATGGAAATATAGATTTAAAAGAGAGCTTTGCTTTTATGACTCAAGCCTCCTTGAAAATTCaagggaaaataaaagaaattgacttaaaaaataaaaaaatcaagggTAATGAATCTTTTATCCCAATAAATTTTCAAACAAGGAAGAAACTATGA